One stretch of Thermanaerosceptrum fracticalcis DNA includes these proteins:
- a CDS encoding IS200/IS605 family accessory protein TnpB-related protein, whose translation MKTTAMGVILELTETQQAYLDNLMARYCAAVRWSFKRLLEGKGIQDIRQGVQVKYNLNSRQANDAVYDAQSTIKSQHQLVKLHYANTLAKVEFTQKRIAKAKSSRKKANLQKRLAKEQRKLSYWQKHLEAKTFPAVVFGGKKLFLERCKGNITRKEWQEARSNRYLSRGDKTKGGNLNTRLYEVDGQIYLDIAAEQVQTEKTVRYNRITAPVYLAHKPSKKTGKINGRNYRQMVVDYLKTGAAYQIEIIRKDGRYYIHVTIEEDIPVPYHAHSVVGVDTNPDGLGVALTDYLGQYRGSQWLRQGEWTYAGSNRRDNLIGETVKKVVALAKETGSALVTEDLKLKHDKSVTAKFNRMSHGFVWSKFLADAERRALREGVPVFKVKPAFTSVIGILKYQHQYGLSNHQAAALVIARRGLGHVSERVPKLLADRFIKAKEGFRKLNNWQQWSAVKKAILKHLKKKGVNSLVSWHVHRKELLGVG comes from the coding sequence GTGAAAACGACAGCGATGGGAGTAATCCTTGAACTCACCGAAACCCAGCAAGCCTACCTCGATAACCTCATGGCCCGTTACTGTGCAGCAGTCAGGTGGAGCTTTAAAAGATTACTGGAAGGCAAAGGAATCCAGGACATCCGCCAAGGCGTGCAAGTCAAGTATAACCTCAACTCCCGGCAGGCTAACGATGCGGTGTATGATGCCCAAAGCACCATCAAAAGCCAACATCAATTGGTAAAATTACACTACGCCAATACTCTGGCCAAAGTAGAATTTACCCAAAAGCGAATAGCCAAAGCCAAATCGTCCAGGAAAAAAGCCAACCTGCAAAAACGGCTGGCGAAAGAACAAAGAAAGCTGTCATACTGGCAAAAACATCTGGAAGCCAAGACCTTTCCGGCAGTTGTTTTCGGCGGCAAAAAACTGTTTCTGGAAAGATGTAAAGGCAATATCACCCGGAAAGAATGGCAGGAAGCAAGAAGCAACCGTTACCTGTCCCGGGGAGACAAGACCAAGGGCGGCAACTTGAACACTCGCTTATACGAAGTTGATGGTCAAATCTATCTTGATATAGCAGCGGAACAGGTGCAGACGGAGAAAACTGTCAGATATAACCGGATTACAGCGCCGGTCTACCTGGCCCATAAACCCTCAAAAAAGACGGGTAAAATTAACGGACGGAACTACCGGCAGATGGTAGTGGATTATCTAAAAACAGGCGCTGCCTATCAAATAGAAATAATCCGTAAGGACGGCAGGTACTATATTCATGTCACCATCGAAGAAGATATTCCGGTTCCCTATCATGCCCACAGTGTTGTTGGGGTAGATACCAACCCTGACGGCTTAGGGGTGGCTCTGACAGACTACCTGGGGCAGTACCGTGGCAGTCAGTGGTTAAGACAGGGAGAATGGACTTATGCCGGAAGCAACCGGAGGGATAACCTTATTGGAGAAACGGTAAAGAAAGTAGTGGCTCTGGCAAAGGAAACAGGCAGCGCCCTGGTGACAGAGGACTTAAAGCTTAAACACGACAAGTCCGTAACGGCCAAATTTAACCGTATGAGTCACGGTTTTGTCTGGTCAAAATTTTTGGCAGATGCAGAACGGAGGGCTTTGAGGGAAGGAGTGCCGGTGTTCAAAGTAAAACCGGCCTTTACCTCGGTAATAGGAATTCTGAAATACCAGCACCAGTACGGGTTATCAAACCACCAGGCAGCAGCCTTGGTGATAGCCCGGAGGGGTCTGGGTCATGTTTCAGAAAGAGTTCCCAAATTACTGGCAGACAGGTTTATCAAAGCAAAAGAAGGCTTTAGAAAGCTAAATAACTGGCAGCAGTGGTCTGCTGTCAAGAAAGCAATATTAAAACATCTAAAGAAGAAAGGGGTGAACAGCCTGGTTTCCTGGCATGTTCACCGGAAAGAACTGTTAGGTGTAGGGTAA
- a CDS encoding MerR family transcriptional regulator, producing MEKMLTSHQAAKLLNVWPHTLRRREREGKLKPLRTPGGHRRYKESQIMALIGEEITVIESEVAAGENDSDGSNP from the coding sequence ATGGAAAAGATGCTAACATCTCATCAGGCAGCAAAGCTATTAAACGTATGGCCTCACACGTTGCGCCGCCGGGAAAGAGAAGGGAAATTAAAACCATTGCGCACACCCGGCGGTCACAGGCGTTATAAAGAATCGCAGATAATGGCTTTGATTGGTGAAGAGATAACTGTCATTGAAAGCGAGGTGGCTGCCGGTGAAAACGACAGCGATGGGAGTAATCCTTGA
- the rd gene encoding rubredoxin, producing the protein MSKKWQCTVCNYIYDPAEGDPVGGIEPGTSFNDLPDDWACPECGVGKELFEEI; encoded by the coding sequence ATGTCTAAAAAATGGCAGTGTACCGTTTGTAATTACATATATGATCCGGCAGAGGGCGATCCGGTGGGGGGCATCGAACCAGGGACAAGCTTTAATGATTTACCTGATGACTGGGCCTGCCCTGAATGCGGTGTTGGTAAAGAACTGTTTGAGGAAATATAA
- a CDS encoding DUF3243 family protein, whose translation MEKGYLEDFPHELAETIRDGQKHGVSDELMVKGMISLGNLMQKFVKPDTPEEALMKEMWDEATPEEKEMIAGLVLRIGKKRIH comes from the coding sequence ATGGAAAAAGGATATTTAGAAGATTTTCCTCATGAACTTGCGGAGACCATCCGCGATGGGCAGAAACATGGTGTTTCCGATGAATTAATGGTTAAAGGCATGATCAGCCTTGGTAATCTGATGCAGAAGTTTGTAAAACCTGATACACCCGAAGAAGCTCTGATGAAAGAGATGTGGGACGAAGCAACCCCGGAAGAAAAGGAAATGATCGCAGGTCTTGTACTTAGGATCGGTAAAAAAAGAATCCATTAA
- a CDS encoding methionine/alanine import family NSS transporter small subunit, which yields MNTSAIIMFLIGAIMLWGGLAVCLTIALKNK from the coding sequence ATGAATACCAGTGCTATAATCATGTTTCTCATAGGTGCAATCATGTTGTGGGGCGGGCTGGCAGTTTGCCTGACTATAGCCCTTAAAAACAAATAG
- a CDS encoding sodium-dependent transporter has translation MSRDQWGTRLGFILAAVGSAIGLGNIWRFPYVAASNGGGAFLFPYFFAIITAGIPILILEFAMGHKFRGGAPITFSRMKKQWEWLGWFQSAVAFFITTYYVAVVAWAVSYIFFAMTQAWGTDTKTFFFAQYLGLTDSPWKFGGLRMNILLPFIFVWTISYYILSKGIKGGIEKANKILIPALVVLTGVIVIRGLTLPGAIDGLNYLFTPQWDKILQPKVWVAAYGQIFFSLSIAFAIMIAYSSYLPPKTDIVNSAFITAFSNHGFELFAATGVFSVLGYMAHTQGVPVSEIASAGVGLAFIVFPKAINALPALKGFVGATFFTALFFAGMTSLISIIEAFLAGIMDKFNLPRQKALNICMGASFVISLIFVTGSGLMVLDIVDYFVNNFGIVIGGLIEVILVGWFFDLESLRKHANEYSDFAIGSWWNLMIKFITPLFLGFMTFQNIIENIKKPYEGYPLSALLAMGWGVFAACFILGIVFYSMKGNNDVMLQPTKEVA, from the coding sequence ATGTCTCGAGATCAATGGGGTACCAGGCTGGGTTTTATCTTGGCAGCCGTGGGTTCCGCAATCGGTTTAGGAAACATCTGGCGTTTCCCCTACGTAGCTGCCTCTAATGGCGGTGGTGCTTTCCTGTTCCCGTATTTTTTTGCAATCATCACTGCCGGGATTCCTATTTTGATCCTGGAGTTTGCAATGGGACATAAATTTAGGGGTGGTGCTCCCATTACCTTTTCCCGTATGAAAAAACAATGGGAATGGTTAGGATGGTTTCAATCGGCGGTGGCCTTCTTCATTACAACTTATTATGTAGCTGTTGTTGCCTGGGCTGTAAGCTATATCTTTTTTGCCATGACTCAGGCCTGGGGAACTGATACCAAAACATTCTTTTTCGCTCAGTACTTAGGTTTAACAGATAGTCCCTGGAAGTTCGGCGGATTACGTATGAACATTCTATTACCGTTCATTTTTGTCTGGACTATTAGCTATTATATTCTTTCTAAAGGTATTAAAGGCGGAATTGAAAAAGCCAATAAAATCTTAATACCCGCTTTAGTAGTATTAACCGGTGTTATTGTTATTAGGGGCCTAACTCTCCCGGGAGCTATAGACGGTTTGAATTATCTCTTTACTCCTCAATGGGACAAGATCTTGCAGCCTAAGGTTTGGGTGGCTGCTTACGGTCAGATCTTCTTTAGCTTGAGTATTGCTTTTGCCATCATGATTGCTTATTCCAGTTACCTGCCCCCAAAAACTGACATCGTAAACAGCGCCTTTATTACGGCTTTCAGCAACCACGGTTTTGAACTCTTTGCAGCCACCGGTGTCTTTAGCGTTTTAGGTTATATGGCTCACACCCAAGGCGTACCTGTTTCAGAAATAGCCAGTGCTGGCGTAGGACTTGCCTTCATTGTATTCCCCAAAGCCATCAATGCCCTGCCGGCTCTAAAAGGCTTTGTTGGCGCCACCTTTTTCACTGCTCTCTTTTTTGCAGGTATGACTTCTCTGATTTCCATTATTGAAGCATTCCTCGCCGGGATAATGGATAAGTTTAACTTACCAAGACAAAAAGCCCTTAACATTTGTATGGGTGCCTCTTTTGTCATCAGTCTAATTTTTGTTACCGGCTCAGGCCTTATGGTGCTAGATATTGTTGACTACTTTGTCAATAACTTCGGTATCGTTATCGGCGGGCTTATAGAAGTTATCCTTGTTGGCTGGTTCTTTGACCTGGAAAGCTTGCGCAAACATGCCAACGAGTATTCGGACTTTGCTATCGGTTCATGGTGGAATCTCATGATTAAATTTATTACGCCGCTGTTCCTTGGCTTTATGACCTTCCAAAACATTATTGAAAACATCAAGAAACCCTATGAGGGCTATCCGCTTAGTGCTCTCTTAGCCATGGGTTGGGGCGTCTTTGCCGCTTGTTTCATCCTTGGTATCGTCTTCTATTCCATGAAGGGAAATAACGACGTAATGCTTCAGCCTACTAAGGAGGTAGCTTAA
- a CDS encoding dicarboxylate/amino acid:cation symporter: protein MKLSTKILIGLILGIIAGVLLSSYTGFIKTWIKPFGDLFINLIKMVIVPLVLSSLVVGAASVGDVKKLGRMGGKTVGYYLITTAIAVTIGLVLANIIDPGLNMKLPADAKYAGKEAPPLAQVLLNIFPTNPMDSLVRADMLQIIVFALFLGIGITLVGERAKPIYHFFDGLAEVMYKITGIVMEFAPIGVFALITPVVAANGPKVLIPLAKVIAAVYIGCILHAAIVYSTAVKTLGKMSPLKFFKGFSPAMLIAFTTCSSSATLPVSMKSVEENLGVDKDVASFVLPLGATVNMDGTAIYQGVCAVFVAQVFGIDLNLGQQLTVILTGTLASIGAAGVPGAGLIMLTMVLQSINLPLEGIALIAGIDRVLDMARTTLNVTGDASAAVIVDYTEKKVVGKTGSFAS, encoded by the coding sequence GTGAAGTTATCTACCAAAATTTTAATCGGTCTTATCCTTGGTATCATTGCAGGTGTTTTGTTAAGTAGTTACACTGGATTCATTAAAACATGGATTAAACCTTTTGGTGACCTCTTTATTAATCTGATCAAAATGGTTATTGTACCTCTGGTCCTATCTTCCCTGGTGGTGGGAGCCGCATCCGTCGGCGATGTCAAGAAGCTGGGGCGTATGGGCGGTAAGACGGTGGGTTACTACCTGATAACTACCGCTATTGCCGTAACCATTGGTTTAGTCCTGGCAAATATCATTGATCCTGGCCTCAATATGAAACTCCCTGCCGACGCGAAGTATGCAGGGAAAGAGGCACCACCTTTAGCACAGGTTCTTTTAAATATTTTCCCTACTAATCCCATGGATTCCCTGGTCCGTGCAGACATGCTGCAGATCATCGTCTTTGCTCTTTTCTTAGGGATAGGTATTACATTGGTAGGTGAAAGAGCTAAGCCTATCTATCATTTTTTTGACGGTTTAGCCGAGGTTATGTACAAAATAACGGGTATAGTCATGGAGTTTGCTCCCATAGGCGTTTTTGCCTTAATTACACCCGTTGTGGCAGCCAATGGCCCCAAAGTATTAATTCCATTGGCTAAAGTTATTGCTGCTGTATACATTGGCTGTATCCTGCATGCGGCCATTGTTTACTCAACGGCAGTTAAAACTCTGGGCAAGATGAGTCCCCTTAAGTTCTTCAAAGGCTTTTCTCCTGCCATGCTCATTGCTTTCACTACCTGCAGCAGTTCCGCTACGCTTCCCGTTTCCATGAAGTCTGTGGAGGAAAACCTGGGGGTAGATAAGGACGTAGCAAGTTTTGTGCTGCCTTTGGGTGCAACGGTTAATATGGATGGAACTGCTATCTATCAAGGTGTTTGTGCCGTTTTTGTTGCCCAGGTATTTGGGATAGACCTTAACCTAGGGCAGCAATTGACCGTTATACTTACCGGTACTTTAGCTTCCATTGGAGCAGCCGGCGTACCGGGAGCGGGTTTGATCATGTTAACCATGGTTCTCCAGTCAATAAATTTACCTTTGGAGGGTATTGCTCTTATTGCCGGTATTGACCGTGTTCTGGATATGGCCCGGACTACGCTTAACGTCACTGGTGATGCTAGCGCTGCTGTGATTGTTGACTATACCGAAAAGAAAGTTGTGGGTAAAACTGGTTCTTTCGCGTCATAA
- a CDS encoding HAD family hydrolase yields MRKTILFDLDGTLLPLNIDLFIEKYINAISKFCAPLVEPRAFTRALWFSTDKMLQNEGHGTNEEIFMQHFLAQLKKNKEEVYPLLEKFYTQEFGKLQKYIEPSALAQSIVQKVVDRGWDIVLATNPVFPRLAIEERMRWAKIDGLPWRYITTYENSRSSKPSLRYYEEIIDKLQLDPAQCWMVGNDMEEDIVAGKLGFRTYLVTDFLIDKGKGGQVPDYQGSLQDFWVFVENDTLN; encoded by the coding sequence GTGAGAAAAACGATTCTTTTTGATCTGGACGGTACCTTGCTCCCATTAAATATTGATCTATTTATCGAAAAATACATAAACGCTATTTCAAAGTTTTGTGCACCACTGGTAGAACCCCGTGCTTTTACCCGGGCCCTGTGGTTTTCTACAGATAAAATGCTACAGAATGAGGGACATGGCACCAATGAAGAGATATTTATGCAGCATTTCCTGGCCCAGCTTAAGAAAAATAAAGAAGAAGTTTACCCTCTGCTTGAGAAATTCTATACTCAAGAATTTGGGAAATTGCAAAAATATATCGAACCTTCAGCTTTGGCCCAATCCATCGTGCAAAAGGTAGTTGACAGGGGTTGGGATATCGTCCTGGCAACTAATCCTGTTTTCCCGCGCTTAGCCATTGAAGAGCGCATGCGCTGGGCAAAAATTGACGGTTTACCCTGGCGTTACATCACTACTTACGAAAACAGCAGGAGCAGTAAACCCTCGTTACGTTATTATGAAGAAATAATAGATAAATTGCAGTTGGATCCTGCCCAGTGCTGGATGGTTGGTAACGATATGGAAGAAGATATAGTCGCTGGTAAATTGGGATTTCGTACTTATCTGGTAACAGATTTCTTGATTGATAAAGGGAAGGGTGGACAAGTCCCCGACTACCAGGGTTCCCTCCAAGATTTTTGGGTATTTGTTGAAAATGATACGCTAAATTAA
- a CDS encoding methylated-DNA--[protein]-cysteine S-methyltransferase, with protein sequence MRCYQIVVSPIGDILLVAEENFLTQVDFLGVNDRTELAGIVYRSNQVLEQAKEEITAYFQGTLTSFTVPYAYQGTEFQKKVWQALTRIPYGETLSYEALAREINHPRACRAVGQANHRNPLAIIVPCHRVIGKNGHLIGYGGGLDKKVWLLQWEQRILKEGKILAK encoded by the coding sequence ATGAGATGCTATCAGATAGTGGTTTCGCCCATTGGCGATATTTTGTTAGTTGCTGAGGAAAATTTCCTCACGCAAGTAGATTTCCTGGGGGTTAATGACAGAACTGAGTTAGCAGGGATAGTTTATAGATCTAACCAGGTCCTGGAGCAGGCGAAAGAAGAGATAACGGCCTACTTTCAAGGCACTCTAACCTCTTTTACCGTGCCCTACGCCTACCAGGGAACAGAATTTCAGAAGAAAGTCTGGCAGGCCCTGACCAGAATACCCTATGGAGAAACTTTGAGTTATGAGGCGCTGGCGCGGGAAATCAATCACCCCCGGGCTTGCCGGGCGGTGGGACAGGCTAACCATCGTAATCCTCTGGCGATTATAGTTCCCTGTCACCGGGTAATCGGAAAAAACGGACATTTAATAGGCTACGGCGGAGGACTGGATAAAAAAGTTTGGCTTCTCCAATGGGAACAAAGGATTCTTAAGGAGGGGAAAATACTTGCCAAGTAA
- a CDS encoding DUF362 domain-containing protein encodes MPSKVGLLRCPEYDAEKLHKILEHALQNNPRWLAGIQQGSKVFLKLNLLMKKKPEEAVTTHPAVVEAVTRLLQERGAIVIIGDSPGGPYLPGRLKSIYRVCGLEDVALRTGAILNYDVSEVLVPFPGGRVTRSFHLIKPVTEADYVISLSKLKTHMMTKYTGAVKNLFGTIPGLRKADYHLKMPKTKDFCDMLIDLALCVKPVLHIMDGIIAMEGKGPSGGKPRKVGALLMSDDPFALDVVALNLVGIVPETVPTVARAKARDLVYHLSQVEIYGTDVAEWQVKGFVAPKISGNVKFPIPDFITNALRPKPVFLQDPCIGCADCVTNCPPQALVIKNGYPVVDLEKCIRCFCCQELCPRKAIDIKRNPLGRLLER; translated from the coding sequence TTGCCAAGTAAGGTAGGACTTTTACGATGTCCTGAGTATGATGCAGAAAAGCTGCACAAGATTTTAGAACATGCTTTACAAAACAATCCCCGGTGGTTGGCGGGAATACAACAGGGTTCCAAAGTATTTTTAAAGCTGAACCTTCTCATGAAGAAAAAGCCTGAGGAGGCGGTAACTACACATCCTGCAGTGGTGGAAGCCGTTACCCGTCTCCTCCAGGAGAGAGGGGCCATTGTCATTATTGGGGACAGTCCGGGAGGCCCCTATTTACCGGGCCGCCTTAAAAGCATTTATCGTGTCTGCGGTCTTGAGGATGTGGCTCTGCGAACTGGCGCTATCCTTAACTACGATGTCTCTGAAGTATTGGTTCCTTTTCCGGGGGGGCGTGTCACCCGGTCTTTTCACCTGATTAAACCGGTTACGGAGGCAGACTATGTAATCTCCCTTTCCAAATTAAAAACTCATATGATGACTAAATATACAGGAGCCGTCAAGAATCTTTTTGGTACCATTCCCGGTTTGCGTAAAGCCGATTATCACCTAAAAATGCCAAAAACAAAGGATTTCTGCGACATGCTTATAGATCTGGCCCTTTGTGTTAAGCCCGTATTACACATCATGGACGGTATTATTGCTATGGAAGGGAAGGGTCCTTCCGGAGGTAAGCCCCGCAAGGTGGGAGCTCTTCTCATGAGCGATGATCCCTTTGCCCTGGATGTTGTGGCTCTGAATTTGGTTGGTATTGTCCCGGAGACTGTACCCACAGTGGCCAGGGCCAAAGCCAGAGACCTGGTTTATCATCTGTCGCAAGTCGAGATTTACGGAACGGACGTGGCTGAATGGCAGGTGAAGGGTTTTGTGGCCCCTAAAATTAGCGGTAATGTAAAGTTTCCCATCCCTGACTTCATCACCAACGCTTTACGGCCCAAACCCGTCTTCCTGCAGGACCCTTGTATTGGGTGTGCCGACTGTGTGACAAACTGTCCTCCCCAGGCCCTGGTGATAAAGAACGGTTATCCTGTAGTTGATCTGGAGAAATGTATCCGTTGTTTCTGCTGCCAGGAACTATGCCCGCGTAAGGCTATCGATATCAAGAGGAATCCTTTGGGAAGATTGTTAGAACGATAA
- a CDS encoding LutC/YkgG family protein has product MGELDKVKSYLPQNAGLQCYDLFYTKATAVNAQVFRVNTADEAVETARKIIKELGIKKAVSVPLSLVDGEKLAKALKAEGVNLATGRPLRKTIEEAQLGITEFELAVAETGSLAQDATDVYKRLISSLPPYHLAFVKTEHIVATFADALDVLYKANGNQMPGYVAYVSGPSRTADIERVLAIGVHGPERVFIICIG; this is encoded by the coding sequence ATGGGTGAGCTCGACAAGGTAAAATCTTACTTACCGCAAAATGCCGGCTTACAGTGTTATGACCTTTTCTACACCAAAGCCACAGCTGTCAACGCACAAGTTTTTCGGGTAAATACGGCGGATGAAGCTGTGGAGACTGCCCGAAAAATTATTAAAGAACTGGGTATTAAAAAGGCCGTAAGCGTACCTTTAAGCCTGGTAGATGGGGAGAAACTGGCGAAAGCTCTGAAAGCAGAAGGCGTGAATCTGGCAACGGGACGGCCACTGCGCAAAACTATTGAAGAAGCTCAACTCGGTATCACCGAATTTGAACTGGCTGTCGCCGAAACTGGATCATTGGCTCAGGATGCCACAGATGTTTATAAAAGGCTTATTTCCTCTTTGCCGCCATATCATTTGGCTTTTGTTAAAACCGAGCACATCGTGGCTACCTTTGCCGATGCTCTAGATGTACTCTACAAAGCCAATGGCAATCAAATGCCGGGCTATGTAGCCTATGTATCCGGTCCCAGCCGTACTGCAGATATTGAGCGGGTATTGGCCATTGGAGTACACGGACCTGAGCGTGTATTTATCATCTGTATCGGTTAA
- the ldhH gene encoding L-lactate dehydrogenase (quinone) large subunit LdhH — MAETTFRGRIASALNDAVLRGALGKFGEEFPISRANVYKGIDFEDLRRQIKDIKCNTVTKVEELADRFEKEATKRGAVVYRASTAEDVKKYIAELAKKHNAKSIVKSKSMVSEEIHLNEYLEKQGIQMIETDLGEWIVQHAGEKPSHMVMPAIHMPKERVAKTFTAALKREIAPDIPLMVKTARAELRDKFLTADMGISGANIAVAETGTLCMFTNEGNGRLTATLPPIHIFLVGYEKLVEKLSDVPVIAKALPKSATAQNLTSYVTMITGPVETLIDDKIAKKEFHIILIDNGRRKMMEDPQFKEAAQCIRCASCLNVCPVFQLVSGHVYGHIYTGGIGTILTAFFNSMEDAQNPQNLCIGCRRCVEFCPGKIDIPKLILELRKRIVDKESLPFTQRVVLENVLTNRKLFHTMLRQASWAQKPFSKGTQFIRHLPFFLSEMAEWRSLPAIAEVPFRDRFPKIKQQQATKGKVSFFSGCLIDFAYPEIGESLVESVNKLGYEVVFPEKQSCCGAPARYMGETKVAQVLAKQNIEALENGEVQYILSACPTCTESIKHDWAELLKDDESWLKRAKAVSDKVLDYAKFVAEVKGETSAKTSDKAQSKKKVTYHDSCHLKRSLGVWEEPRKLLGEKQGLELVEMKDSDRCCGFGGSYSLKMPQIAGQLLERKIQNIIDSGADIVAVDCPGCILNIKGGLDKKGSKIQVKHTAEILNDK, encoded by the coding sequence ATGGCGGAAACTACCTTCCGGGGAAGAATTGCTAGTGCCCTGAATGATGCGGTATTAAGAGGGGCCTTAGGTAAATTTGGTGAAGAGTTCCCTATATCCAGGGCTAATGTATATAAGGGTATAGATTTTGAAGATTTACGCCGGCAAATCAAGGATATTAAGTGTAATACAGTAACTAAGGTAGAAGAGTTAGCCGACCGTTTTGAAAAAGAAGCCACCAAACGGGGGGCCGTTGTTTACAGGGCCAGCACAGCAGAGGATGTTAAAAAATATATCGCCGAGCTGGCCAAAAAGCATAATGCGAAATCCATTGTCAAATCCAAGTCCATGGTCTCGGAAGAAATTCACCTCAATGAGTACCTGGAAAAGCAAGGAATACAAATGATAGAAACAGACCTGGGAGAATGGATTGTCCAGCATGCGGGGGAAAAACCATCCCACATGGTTATGCCTGCTATCCATATGCCTAAAGAGCGGGTAGCTAAGACCTTTACAGCCGCCCTGAAGAGAGAAATTGCTCCTGATATTCCTTTAATGGTAAAAACTGCACGGGCTGAGTTGAGAGATAAATTCCTAACCGCTGATATGGGGATTTCCGGTGCCAACATTGCGGTGGCTGAAACAGGTACACTCTGTATGTTTACAAATGAAGGTAATGGCCGGCTCACAGCCACACTTCCCCCGATTCATATCTTCCTGGTAGGTTATGAAAAGCTGGTTGAAAAATTAAGCGATGTACCGGTCATTGCCAAAGCACTGCCCAAGAGTGCTACCGCCCAGAATTTAACCAGTTATGTCACGATGATCACAGGTCCCGTGGAAACACTGATAGACGATAAAATAGCTAAGAAAGAATTCCACATCATCCTCATCGACAATGGGCGAAGAAAAATGATGGAAGATCCTCAGTTTAAAGAGGCCGCCCAGTGTATAAGATGTGCCTCCTGTCTCAATGTCTGTCCCGTTTTCCAACTGGTAAGCGGTCACGTATATGGTCATATTTATACGGGGGGTATTGGCACAATTCTTACAGCCTTCTTTAACAGCATGGAGGATGCGCAAAACCCGCAAAACCTTTGTATTGGCTGCCGGCGCTGCGTCGAGTTTTGTCCTGGTAAAATTGATATACCGAAACTGATTTTGGAGCTTAGAAAGCGGATTGTGGATAAGGAGTCACTTCCCTTTACTCAGCGCGTTGTACTGGAAAATGTACTCACAAACCGAAAACTTTTCCATACCATGCTGCGCCAGGCTTCCTGGGCCCAAAAACCCTTCAGCAAGGGGACCCAGTTCATCAGGCACCTGCCTTTCTTCCTGTCGGAAATGGCAGAATGGCGCAGTTTGCCGGCTATCGCCGAGGTACCTTTTCGTGACAGGTTCCCCAAGATCAAACAGCAGCAGGCCACAAAAGGAAAAGTGTCATTTTTCTCGGGCTGTCTTATTGACTTTGCTTACCCCGAAATTGGGGAGTCGCTGGTAGAAAGCGTGAATAAATTGGGTTATGAGGTTGTTTTCCCAGAAAAACAAAGCTGCTGCGGCGCTCCGGCCCGTTATATGGGTGAAACCAAAGTGGCACAGGTTCTGGCGAAGCAAAATATTGAGGCTTTGGAAAACGGCGAGGTTCAGTATATTCTTTCCGCCTGCCCCACCTGTACCGAATCGATAAAACATGATTGGGCGGAACTCCTGAAAGATGATGAAAGCTGGTTGAAACGGGCCAAAGCCGTATCCGATAAGGTCCTTGACTATGCCAAATTTGTAGCTGAAGTAAAAGGGGAGACAAGTGCCAAAACGTCTGATAAAGCCCAGTCCAAGAAAAAGGTCACCTATCATGATTCCTGTCACTTGAAGAGAAGCCTGGGTGTATGGGAAGAACCCAGAAAACTTCTCGGGGAAAAGCAAGGCCTTGAACTGGTGGAAATGAAAGATTCCGACCGCTGCTGCGGGTTTGGCGGTTCTTACTCCCTTAAAATGCCGCAAATAGCCGGCCAGCTTTTGGAGCGGAAGATTCAAAACATTATTGATTCTGGTGCCGACATTGTGGCCGTGGATTGCCCCGGCTGTATACTCAATATTAAGGGCGGTCTGGACAAAAAAGGAAGCAAGATTCAAGTGAAACATACAGCAGAAATATTAAATGATAAATAA